A single Methanocaldococcus bathoardescens DNA region contains:
- a CDS encoding DUF7839 domain-containing protein: MKKRNITEFQVLSEIIRKQPHIKQKEIAENLGITVQAVSEHIRNLVKEGYVKSRGRGEYVVTEKGLRKLKNWISEFREYLDEINSAVYRYKDIWPAIADDDIKDGETVYLFMKNGLLYASKEPKGEAKAKALYGGKKGEDIAICEIKGIIDVPKGRVIVFRIPPEVVGGSRVVDFDLIKKNIDSLDNYVVATMGTVAYVVANKLGFKPDIRFSVPEGIVNACNRGCNVIALITGKMAEKVIKKLDNAKISYTVLDATKENE, translated from the coding sequence ATGAAAAAAAGAAATATAACTGAATTTCAAGTTCTATCTGAAATTATAAGAAAACAACCCCATATAAAACAGAAAGAGATAGCTGAGAATTTAGGAATAACAGTTCAGGCAGTTTCAGAACATATAAGGAATTTAGTTAAAGAGGGCTATGTTAAATCAAGGGGAAGAGGGGAATATGTAGTAACTGAAAAAGGTTTAAGAAAGCTAAAAAACTGGATATCAGAGTTTAGAGAGTATTTAGATGAAATAAATTCAGCAGTGTATAGATATAAAGATATATGGCCAGCTATTGCTGATGATGATATTAAAGATGGAGAAACAGTGTATTTGTTTATGAAAAATGGTTTGTTATATGCGTCAAAAGAACCGAAAGGGGAAGCTAAGGCAAAGGCATTATATGGTGGAAAGAAGGGAGAGGATATAGCAATATGTGAGATTAAAGGAATTATTGATGTTCCTAAAGGAAGAGTGATAGTGTTTAGAATCCCGCCCGAAGTTGTTGGTGGTTCAAGAGTTGTAGATTTTGATTTAATAAAAAAGAATATTGATAGTTTAGATAACTATGTTGTAGCAACAATGGGAACTGTTGCTTACGTTGTAGCAAATAAATTAGGGTTTAAACCAGATATAAGGTTTTCTGTCCCTGAGGGTATTGTAAATGCATGCAATAGAGGATGTAACGTCATTGCTTTAATAACTGGAAAGATGGCAGAGAAGGTTATTAAAAAGCTTGATAATGCAAAAATTAGTTATACTGTATTAGATGCAACTAAAGAAAATGAATGA
- a CDS encoding CBS domain-containing protein: MSKFVKLHLVRTLNRYKELQKIKVKDVMVSGSSVITTTPESTIGEVFNEMIKHDISGMPVIDNRGVMIGYATLKNVGKYLINYPYLKVGEVMIKNPPYTTTDEDIITAFEKMIKFNKKLDQLPVINTKYPEKVFGKLEGIIFMGDIIELFYKYIIKELKNLVNLNNNNNGIKLKYQKLNNKLNNNKDI; the protein is encoded by the coding sequence ATGTCAAAATTCGTAAAACTGCATTTGGTTAGAACTCTCAATAGATACAAGGAGTTGCAAAAAATTAAGGTAAAGGATGTGATGGTGTCGGGTAGTAGTGTTATTACTACAACACCTGAAAGTACAATAGGAGAAGTATTTAATGAAATGATTAAACACGACATTAGTGGGATGCCAGTAATTGATAATAGAGGAGTGATGATTGGATATGCTACATTAAAAAATGTTGGAAAATATTTAATAAACTACCCTTATCTCAAAGTGGGGGAGGTTATGATAAAAAATCCGCCATATACAACTACTGATGAAGATATAATTACAGCCTTTGAAAAAATGATAAAATTTAACAAAAAATTAGACCAACTACCAGTGATTAACACAAAATATCCTGAAAAAGTTTTTGGAAAGTTAGAAGGTATTATCTTTATGGGGGATATTATAGAACTATTCTATAAATATATCATAAAAGAATTAAAGAATCTTGTAAATCTCAATAATAACAATAATGGAATTAAGCTGAAATACCAAAAGTTAAATAATAAGTTAAATAATAATAAAGATATTTAA
- a CDS encoding M42 family metallopeptidase — MAVEYLKKLSKLHGISGREDSIREFMKKELEKYCDEVIVDNFGNLIAKRGNSGKKIMIAAHMDEIGLMVKYIDDNGFLKFTKIGGIYDPTILNQKVVVHGSKGDLIGVLGSKPPHRMKEEEKTKIIKYEDMFIDIGAESREEAIEMGVNIGTWVSFLSEVYELGKYRLTGKAFDDRVGCAVLLEIMKRLSEEDIDCQVYAVGTVQEEVGLKGARVSAFKINPDVAIALDVTIAGDHPGIKKEDAPVDLGKGPVVGIVDASGRGLIAHPKVLEMIRAVSEKYKIDVQWEVGEGGTTDATAIHLTREGIPTGVISVPARYIHTPVEVIDKRDLEKTVELVYHCIKEVNNFF, encoded by the coding sequence ATGGCAGTTGAGTATTTAAAAAAGCTCTCAAAACTACATGGAATATCTGGAAGAGAGGATAGTATTAGAGAGTTTATGAAAAAAGAGTTGGAAAAATATTGTGATGAAGTTATTGTTGATAATTTTGGAAATTTAATTGCAAAGAGAGGAAATAGTGGAAAGAAAATTATGATAGCTGCCCACATGGATGAGATTGGTTTGATGGTTAAATATATAGATGACAATGGCTTCTTAAAATTCACAAAAATTGGGGGCATTTATGACCCAACAATATTAAACCAAAAAGTTGTAGTTCATGGGAGCAAAGGGGATTTAATTGGAGTTCTTGGTTCAAAACCACCACACAGAATGAAAGAAGAGGAAAAAACCAAAATAATCAAATATGAAGATATGTTTATAGATATTGGAGCTGAGAGTAGAGAAGAAGCTATAGAGATGGGAGTTAATATAGGAACATGGGTTTCTTTCTTAAGTGAGGTTTATGAGTTAGGGAAGTATAGATTAACTGGAAAGGCATTTGATGATAGGGTTGGATGTGCTGTTCTCTTAGAAATTATGAAGAGGTTATCTGAAGAGGATATTGATTGCCAAGTTTATGCTGTGGGAACTGTTCAAGAAGAAGTTGGATTAAAAGGGGCAAGAGTTTCTGCCTTTAAAATAAATCCAGATGTTGCTATTGCATTAGATGTAACTATTGCTGGCGACCACCCTGGAATTAAAAAAGAAGATGCCCCAGTTGATTTAGGTAAAGGGCCTGTAGTTGGGATAGTGGATGCATCTGGTAGGGGGTTAATTGCTCATCCAAAAGTTTTAGAGATGATTAGAGCAGTTTCTGAAAAGTATAAAATAGATGTCCAGTGGGAAGTTGGAGAAGGGGGAACAACTGATGCAACAGCTATCCACTTAACAAGAGAAGGAATTCCAACAGGAGTTATATCTGTCCCAGCAAGATATATACACACACCAGTTGAAGTTATTGATAAAAGAGATTTGGAAAAAACTGTTGAATTAGTTTATCATTGCATAAAAGAGGTTAATAACTTCTTTTAA
- the surE gene encoding 5'/3'-nucleotidase SurE, producing the protein MEILIVNDDGIYSPSLIALYNALKERFSDANITIVAPTNQQSGIGRAISLFEPLRMTKVKLAKDIVGYAVSGTPTDCVILGIYQILKKVPDLVISGINIGENLGTEIMTSGTLGAAFEAAHHGAKSVASSLQITSDHLKFRELEIPINFEIPAKITAKIAEKYLNYDMPCDVLNINIPENATLETPIEITRLARKMYTTHVEERVDPRGRSYYWIDGYPIFEEEEDTDVYVLRKKGHISITPLTLDTTIKNLDEFKNKYGKILCEK; encoded by the coding sequence ATGGAAATATTGATAGTTAATGATGATGGGATTTACTCACCTTCATTGATAGCATTATACAACGCTTTAAAAGAGAGATTTAGTGATGCAAACATAACTATAGTTGCTCCAACAAACCAGCAGAGTGGGATTGGAAGAGCAATAAGTTTATTTGAACCACTGAGGATGACAAAGGTTAAGTTAGCAAAAGATATTGTTGGCTATGCTGTCTCTGGAACACCAACTGATTGTGTAATCTTAGGAATCTATCAAATATTAAAAAAAGTTCCAGATTTGGTTATTTCTGGAATAAACATTGGAGAAAATCTTGGAACTGAAATAATGACTTCTGGAACATTAGGGGCTGCATTTGAAGCTGCTCATCATGGGGCTAAATCTGTAGCTTCTTCATTACAAATAACTTCAGACCACTTAAAATTTAGAGAGTTGGAAATACCAATAAACTTTGAAATCCCAGCCAAAATAACTGCAAAAATTGCTGAGAAATATTTAAATTATGACATGCCATGTGATGTTTTAAATATAAACATTCCAGAAAATGCAACTTTAGAAACACCTATAGAAATAACAAGATTGGCAAGAAAGATGTACACAACACATGTTGAGGAAAGAGTAGACCCGAGAGGAAGAAGCTATTACTGGATTGATGGTTATCCAATATTTGAAGAAGAAGAAGATACAGATGTCTATGTTTTGAGGAAAAAAGGGCATATTTCAATAACTCCTTTAACCTTGGATACAACTATTAAGAATTTGGACGAGTTTAAAAATAAATATGGGAAAATCCTTTGTGAAAAATAA
- a CDS encoding 16S rRNA (pseudouridine(914)-N(1))-methyltransferase Nep1 — MYNIILAKSALELIPEEIKDKIKKSRVYKYDILDSNYHYRAMENLKDKEMRGRPDIIHISLLNILDSPINHEKKLNIYIHTYDDKVLKINQETRLPRNYFRFLGVMEKVLKGEKNPLIKMEEKTLEDLLNDINAEKIALMTKTGKLTHPKYLKGYDTFIIGGFPYGKLNIDRKKVSGEIEEISIYNKGLMAWTVCGIICYSLSF, encoded by the coding sequence ATGTATAACATAATTTTAGCTAAATCAGCTCTTGAATTGATTCCAGAAGAAATAAAAGATAAAATAAAAAAGTCCAGAGTTTATAAATATGATATCTTAGATTCTAACTATCATTATAGGGCAATGGAAAATTTAAAAGATAAGGAAATGAGGGGAAGGCCGGATATTATCCATATCTCACTTTTAAATATCTTAGATAGTCCAATAAACCATGAAAAAAAGCTAAATATATATATCCACACATACGATGATAAAGTTTTAAAAATAAACCAAGAGACAAGATTGCCGAGGAATTACTTTAGGTTTTTAGGTGTTATGGAAAAGGTTTTGAAAGGAGAGAAGAATCCTCTAATAAAAATGGAAGAAAAAACATTAGAAGATTTATTAAATGATATAAATGCTGAAAAAATAGCTTTAATGACTAAAACAGGGAAATTAACACATCCTAAGTATTTGAAGGGATATGATACCTTTATAATAGGCGGTTTCCCATATGGAAAATTGAATATAGATAGAAAAAAAGTTTCTGGAGAGATTGAAGAGATTTCTATTTATAATAAAGGTTTAATGGCTTGGACTGTTTGTGGAATAATTTGCTATTCATTAAGTTTCTAA
- the cobK gene encoding precorrin-6A reductase: MKLLLMGGTKDSVEIGKRLRNLGDVFILYTSTTDYGGKLGEEFADEMITKPLDKNELKDVIEKYNIDILVDATHPFAINASKNAIDVCKELNIKYVRFERKEEKINHPNVIYVKDFVEAARLAKKANKVFHMAGIKNLKTVVDIVGKDKVIARVLPISVNEALKILPQKNIVAMYGTFSKELNKYLIKDYGCDAIITKDSGDSGGFEEKVYGALEAGAKVIVVERPKINYPICFSGIEELINYIANLKMSKF, translated from the coding sequence ATGAAGCTATTGTTAATGGGAGGGACTAAGGATAGTGTTGAAATTGGTAAAAGATTGAGAAATTTAGGAGATGTCTTTATTTTATACACTTCTACAACTGATTACGGTGGAAAATTAGGGGAAGAGTTTGCTGATGAAATGATAACAAAACCTTTAGATAAAAATGAGCTGAAAGATGTTATAGAAAAATACAATATAGATATCTTAGTCGATGCCACTCATCCTTTTGCAATAAATGCAAGCAAAAATGCTATTGATGTTTGTAAAGAGCTTAATATAAAATATGTAAGATTTGAGAGAAAAGAGGAAAAGATAAACCATCCAAATGTTATATATGTTAAAGATTTTGTTGAAGCTGCAAGATTGGCTAAAAAAGCAAATAAAGTATTTCACATGGCAGGAATTAAGAATTTAAAGACAGTTGTTGATATCGTTGGGAAAGATAAGGTTATAGCAAGAGTTCTACCAATCTCTGTAAATGAGGCATTAAAGATTTTGCCACAAAAAAATATTGTAGCTATGTATGGGACTTTTTCTAAGGAGCTTAATAAATATTTGATAAAAGATTATGGATGTGACGCCATAATAACTAAGGATAGTGGAGATAGTGGAGGTTTTGAAGAAAAGGTTTATGGAGCTTTAGAAGCAGGGGCTAAGGTTATAGTTGTTGAAAGGCCAAAAATTAATTATCCAATTTGTTTTAGTGGTATAGAAGAGCTCATTAATTATATTGCAAATTTAAAAATGTCAAAATTTTAA
- a CDS encoding DUF2121 family protein, with product MSLIICYYGKNGAVIGGDRRQIFFRGNEENRKILEEKLYSGEIKSEEELYKLAKELDIKIIIEDNREKVRKISDSVVVGEVRSLGIDAKRRRVYATKGKCAIVDILNDTVTNQTIKEGFGIVVLGNRFLKKSAEEELKRTAKLFPMMPLEQIEDTIREIFEKLKWNPTISKEYDIYSINKYEKNFEDVVKKDIESLFKYREELRKQLINFGKIMTIVNKIVKNGEIGVIKDGKLHLYDNYVAIDKIDPNPNVFKVVEVEGNFKDGDIIVIENGNMKIKGTDERVTTKYIICHK from the coding sequence ATGAGCTTAATTATCTGCTATTATGGTAAAAATGGAGCTGTAATTGGAGGAGATAGAAGGCAGATATTTTTTAGAGGTAATGAAGAAAATAGAAAAATTTTAGAGGAAAAATTATATAGTGGAGAAATAAAATCAGAAGAAGAATTGTATAAATTAGCCAAAGAGCTTGACATTAAGATTATAATTGAGGATAATAGGGAAAAGGTTAGGAAAATATCTGATTCAGTAGTAGTTGGGGAAGTTAGAAGCTTAGGAATAGATGCAAAGAGAAGGAGAGTTTATGCAACAAAGGGAAAATGTGCTATTGTAGATATTCTAAACGACACTGTCACTAATCAAACAATAAAAGAGGGATTTGGGATTGTAGTTCTTGGAAATAGATTTTTAAAAAAGAGTGCTGAAGAAGAGTTAAAAAGAACCGCAAAACTCTTTCCAATGATGCCTTTAGAACAGATAGAAGACACTATAAGAGAAATTTTTGAAAAATTAAAATGGAATCCAACTATAAGTAAAGAATACGATATTTATAGTATAAATAAATATGAGAAAAATTTTGAGGATGTAGTTAAAAAAGATATAGAGAGTTTGTTTAAATATAGAGAAGAGCTGAGAAAACAGCTTATTAATTTTGGAAAAATTATGACTATAGTTAATAAAATTGTAAAAAATGGAGAAATTGGGGTTATTAAAGATGGAAAACTTCACCTTTATGATAACTATGTAGCTATAGATAAAATTGACCCAAATCCAAATGTATTTAAAGTCGTAGAGGTGGAAGGTAACTTTAAAGATGGGGATATAATTGTTATTGAAAATGGAAATATGAAAATAAAAGGTACGGACGAAAGAGTAACAACTAAATACATAATTTGCCACAAATAA
- a CDS encoding glycosyltransferase family 2 protein, translating to MIAIIPAFNEERNILKVLRDLEKLGVDAVVVDDGSKDNTSKVVEEFAKNSKINVYLIRNERNQGKAKAIEKGTRFALSLNKYKYIIYIDGDYQHKPIDIPKLLKKLKDTNADAVFGVRKYRHIPLHRQVSNFFASILTSLAVFIYSKRFYFFRDVQCGFRIIKAELLKDINFGDGYAVEHFIALQLAKKEAKIVEEYVSVEYHDEAVSYITTRKILEVAKQVIKFIFLE from the coding sequence ATGATTGCAATAATTCCAGCATTCAATGAAGAGAGAAATATCTTAAAGGTTTTGAGGGATTTGGAAAAATTAGGAGTTGATGCTGTAGTAGTGGATGATGGTTCCAAGGATAACACTTCAAAAGTGGTTGAAGAGTTTGCAAAAAATTCTAAGATTAATGTTTATTTGATAAGAAATGAAAGAAATCAAGGTAAGGCAAAAGCAATAGAAAAAGGAACAAGATTTGCTTTGTCTTTGAATAAATATAAATACATTATATACATTGATGGAGATTATCAACACAAACCTATTGACATCCCAAAATTATTAAAAAAATTAAAAGATACTAATGCAGATGCTGTCTTTGGTGTTAGGAAATATAGGCATATTCCATTGCATAGGCAGGTTTCTAATTTCTTTGCTTCAATTTTAACATCGTTGGCAGTGTTTATATATTCAAAAAGGTTTTATTTCTTTAGAGATGTTCAGTGTGGTTTTAGGATAATAAAGGCAGAGCTTTTGAAGGACATAAATTTTGGAGACGGTTATGCAGTAGAGCATTTTATTGCTTTGCAGTTGGCAAAAAAAGAGGCTAAGATTGTTGAAGAATATGTGAGTGTTGAGTATCATGATGAAGCTGTTTCATATATAACTACAAGGAAAATCTTAGAAGTTGCTAAGCAGGTCATAAAGTTCATTTTTTTAGAGTAG
- the nikR gene encoding nickel-responsive transcriptional regulator NikR, translated as MTEMDRISISLPSKLLREFDEIIAERGYASRSEAIRDAIRDYIIKHKWIHSLEGERAGSISVIYNHHASDVMEKITEIQHNYTDIIVATLHLHLDHDHCLETILVRGDAKKIRELTDKLTALKGVKQVRLSVMVPGGHIPE; from the coding sequence ATGACAGAGATGGATAGGATTAGTATCTCACTACCTTCAAAGCTCTTGAGAGAGTTTGATGAAATAATTGCTGAAAGGGGATATGCGAGTAGAAGTGAAGCAATAAGGGATGCCATTAGAGATTATATAATAAAACACAAATGGATTCACAGCTTAGAAGGTGAAAGGGCGGGGAGTATAAGCGTAATTTACAATCACCACGCATCAGATGTTATGGAAAAAATTACTGAAATTCAACACAACTATACTGATATTATTGTTGCTACTTTACATTTACACTTAGACCACGACCACTGCTTAGAGACAATATTAGTTAGAGGAGATGCTAAGAAGATTAGAGAATTGACAGATAAATTAACTGCTTTAAAAGGAGTTAAGCAAGTGAGATTAAGTGTTATGGTTCCTGGTGGGCATATTCCAGAATAA
- a CDS encoding archaeosine biosynthesis radical SAM protein RaSEA: MNQIVNYDYKEFLKKLRERYLKKRKSGDKNKPIAVWIQDDIYRDFNIGKSLTIILRTEGCYYAKEGGCLMCSYLMDSSPEKITAENIINQFNYAIEKYKEKINNLKDFSVKIFTSGSFLDDREVSKEARDYIFKKLSEFDNLKEIAIESRPEFIDEDKLNEIRKYIDINVEIGVGIESFNEEIREKAINKGITNEQIIRVIELAKNYNVGIKAYLLIKPLFITEKEAIEDAIYSANKCIELGCSRISFCPATVHKGSVMEYFWSKNQYRPPFLWSVVEILREVKENNPNALIMCDTSGIGSERGTHNLYGCKCNKLIKEKLEKFTLTQDLSILDIECECKNIWEAYIEVENKNIVPLGDERKLL; encoded by the coding sequence ATGAACCAAATTGTTAATTATGATTATAAAGAATTCCTAAAGAAATTAAGAGAGAGGTATTTAAAAAAGAGAAAATCAGGAGATAAAAACAAACCTATTGCAGTGTGGATTCAAGATGATATATATAGAGATTTTAATATAGGAAAATCACTAACAATAATTTTAAGGACAGAAGGATGTTATTATGCAAAAGAAGGGGGCTGTTTGATGTGTTCTTATTTAATGGATTCTTCCCCTGAAAAAATAACTGCTGAGAATATAATAAATCAGTTTAATTACGCAATTGAAAAGTATAAAGAAAAGATAAATAATCTCAAAGATTTTAGTGTTAAAATCTTCACTTCTGGAAGTTTCTTAGATGATAGAGAAGTATCAAAAGAGGCAAGAGATTATATTTTCAAAAAATTAAGTGAATTTGATAATTTAAAAGAGATAGCGATTGAATCAAGACCTGAATTTATTGATGAAGATAAATTAAATGAAATTAGAAAATATATCGATATTAATGTTGAAATTGGAGTAGGGATAGAAAGTTTTAACGAAGAAATTAGAGAAAAAGCAATTAACAAAGGAATAACAAATGAGCAAATAATCAGAGTGATAGAGTTAGCTAAAAACTACAACGTTGGAATAAAAGCTTATTTGTTAATAAAGCCACTCTTTATAACTGAAAAGGAAGCAATTGAAGATGCCATATATTCAGCAAACAAATGTATAGAGTTAGGATGTTCAAGAATATCTTTCTGCCCCGCCACAGTTCATAAAGGTAGTGTAATGGAATATTTTTGGAGTAAAAATCAATATAGACCGCCATTCTTATGGAGTGTAGTTGAGATATTGAGAGAAGTTAAAGAAAACAATCCAAATGCATTAATTATGTGTGACACTTCTGGTATTGGTAGTGAGAGAGGAACTCATAACCTATATGGATGCAAATGCAACAAATTAATTAAAGAAAAGTTAGAAAAATTTACTTTAACTCAAGATTTGAGTATTTTAGATATTGAATGTGAATGTAAAAATATATGGGAAGCATATATTGAGGTAGAAAATAAAAATATTGTTCCTTTAGGAGATGAAAGAAAACTTTTATGA
- the minD gene encoding septum site-determining protein MinD: MAIAIAIASGKGGTGKTTISANLAVALAKFGKKVAVLDADIAMANLELIMGLEGKPVTLNDVLAGKADIKDAIYEGPEGVLVIPAGVSLEKFRRAKPEKLEEVLKAIHDLVEILIIDCPAGIGKETLIAISSADGLIVVVNPEISSISDALKIIAITKRLGTDIIGAIVNRVSNESTELGVKAIETILEVPVIGVVPEDPHVRKAAAFGTPLVIMYPDSPAAQAIMEIAAKLIGVKYEAQVKKKKESFISRFIKGLFGGR; the protein is encoded by the coding sequence ATGGCAATAGCTATTGCAATAGCTTCTGGAAAAGGAGGGACTGGAAAGACAACAATATCTGCAAATCTTGCTGTAGCATTAGCAAAATTTGGAAAAAAAGTAGCTGTTTTAGACGCTGATATAGCAATGGCTAATTTAGAACTTATTATGGGATTGGAAGGAAAGCCAGTAACTTTAAACGATGTATTGGCTGGTAAGGCAGATATAAAGGATGCGATTTACGAAGGGCCTGAAGGAGTTTTAGTTATCCCAGCTGGAGTTTCATTGGAAAAGTTTAGAAGGGCTAAACCAGAAAAACTTGAAGAAGTTTTAAAAGCAATACATGATTTAGTTGAGATTTTAATTATTGACTGTCCAGCAGGTATTGGAAAAGAAACATTGATAGCAATATCATCAGCAGATGGTTTAATTGTTGTTGTAAATCCTGAGATATCTTCAATATCTGATGCATTAAAAATTATTGCTATAACAAAAAGATTGGGAACTGATATTATTGGGGCTATTGTTAATAGGGTTTCAAATGAGAGTACGGAGTTAGGAGTTAAGGCAATAGAAACTATTTTAGAAGTTCCTGTTATAGGTGTTGTTCCAGAAGATCCTCATGTTAGAAAAGCAGCTGCATTTGGAACCCCTCTTGTTATCATGTATCCAGATTCCCCAGCCGCTCAAGCAATCATGGAAATTGCCGCTAAGCTAATTGGAGTTAAGTATGAGGCACAAGTTAAGAAGAAGAAAGAGTCCTTCATCTCCAGATTTATTAAGGGGCTGTTTGGGGGGAGATAA